One genomic window of Macaca mulatta isolate MMU2019108-1 chromosome 8, T2T-MMU8v2.0, whole genome shotgun sequence includes the following:
- the LOC100430500 gene encoding transient receptor potential cation channel subfamily A member 1, which translates to MNAFPSQYAVGKGQFEWMEMFPEDFLPGVLNAIIMDDYGNSLLHCAVEKNQIESVKFLLSRGANPNLQNFNMMAPFHLAVQGTHNEVMKVLLEHRSTDVNLEGENGNTAVMIACTKNNSEALKILIGLAVGDIAEVQKHASLKRIAMQVELHTSLETTLSCCCIRKVDRNSTTIYPNKPRCGGTLFAEGTHFSPEKAARAH; encoded by the exons ATGAACGCCTTCCCTTCGCAATATGCTGTAGGAAAAGGTCAATTTGAGTGGATGGAGATGTTCCCTGAAGATTTCCTTCCTGGAG TACTGAATGCAATTATTATGGATGATTATGGAAATAGCCTTCTGCACTGTGCTGTAGAAAAAAACCAAATCGAAAGCGTTAAGTTTCTTCTCAGCAGAGGAGCAAACCCAAACCTCCAAAACTTCAACATGATGGCGCCCTTTCACTTAGCTGTGCAGGGCACGCACAATGAGGTGATGAAG GTCTTGCTTGAGCATAGAAGTACTGATGTTAATTtggaaggagaaaatggaaacacagctgTGATGATCGCGTGCACCAAAAATAATAGTGAAGCACTGAAGATTTTG ATTGGTTTGGCAGTTGGTGACATTGCTGAGGTCCAGAAACATGCATCATTGAAGAGGATAGCTATGCAG GTGGAACTTCATACCAGCTTAGAAACAACGCTGTCATGCTGTTGCATACGCAAAGTGGATCGGAACTCCACCACCATATATCCCAACAAACCCAGATGTGGTGGAACATTATTT